The DNA segment GGGAGCTTGGATTTAATCCTCTCGGCCAGCGTCTTAGGCTCGATGCTGACATCATCTGGATATACCTTCACTACAACCGCAACCCTGGCCATAGCGTTTCACCCCTTTGTTACGGCCCTGTGAAGCCGCAGTTCGGGCAGGTGTAGGTTGCGCCCTGCTTCCTGCACCTGCTGCAGCGCCAAATCTCTACCTCCCCACAGTTCGGGCAGGGGAACCGAGTAGCTGTAGAGCCTGGCTCTACTATTCTGCCGCAGCTCGTACATCGCGGGGGGTGGACGGAGTCGTAGACGTCTATCTTCCTAGGCTGTACTGCCATTATCCTGGGCACCCCTGTCTAGGTTAGCCTGTAGGGCTATTAAGCCTCGCCTAAGGGGGCGCAGCTCCTAAACTCAAGCCTAATGGCCTTCCTGAGGTCATCGTCAACCGGGAGATGGTCGAATATGCTGCCCGAGGACCTCGCGAGCTCGAGCTGGTCGACGATCCACTTGTACCGGCCTCCCGCGAGGCCGCTGGCTATCAATGCTGCGCCAGTAGCCCCCTCTTTAGTCTTGGAGCCTAGCCTTTCAACCCTGAGTATACGGGGGGTTAGGCCTAGGGAGCTTATGAAGTCCTCGAGCCTACCCTCAAGCTCCCTCCCCAGCCGCCCGTGGGAGAATAGCCTACCAGACACGTAAACCCTGACAACCCCTCCCTCCGGCCTGAGGGATGGCAGCAGTGCCGCCACACTCTTAACCACGCCCTCTCCCAGCATCTCCAGAGCAGCCTCGGCGCTAGGCGCGGCGGCCCCGTGAGCCTTTTCCTCGAGCTCGGCAGGCGATGAAACACCCGCCAGCCATCCGGCGCCTCCCTTGAAAAGCATGGCCTTGCTGAACCTTGGAGCCACAGCTGCGAGGGCATAAGCAACCTCCCCGTCCATAGCTCCTCCCCCCATGAAACCGTGGAACCCGCTGGTACCTCCAACACCGTCCACAACCTTCCCGTCAACAACGGCTATAGCGGCCGTGTACGCCATGCCTGCCTCGACCGCGATAAACCTCGCAGCCTTCGGAGCCACACCATGGGACTCCACCTCTGTCTTCAAGGCCGCCGCGACAGTGTAGAGCTTATCCGCCGTCCCCATGTCAATCCTCCCAACCTTCCTCCAAGATGGAACCGTTGGGAGGTGTATCACGCCGGGGGTGAACCACGCTGGAAGGCTTGAAGCGGAGAAGAGGGCCATGAGCCTCCTAAGCCCCACTATCCTGAGGCCCAGGACCTCGTCGCTGGAGTGGATAAACGTGGCCTCGCAAATATCCCAGGCGGTAGCCTCGGCAGCCCTCTTAAGGGGCATGCCATAGCCGCTCGGCGCCACAACAGCGTCTAGACCGCCAATCCTCCTGGAGGCCTCCTCAACAATCCTTAGGGGGAGTGAGGGGTCCCTGGTCACCTCATCCCTGGGGATAGACTCCTCCAGGAAAACTCTTCCTGACTCGTCGTCGAAACCGAGAACATCCATTGAACCGGTTCCAGGATCTATCCCCACAACCCTAGCCAATCGGGCTCCCCTCCGTTAGGCTGCTAGGGCCGTCCAATAATTTAGTTCTCTATAGGATACTTTACCACGGGGTCTTGGGGTGATCATCTGTTGGCTTTGATAGTGTTCTACAGACACGGTAAGGCAGAGCCCCGGAGGGAGGGAGTGAGCGACAGGGAGAGGAGGCTCACCCGGGAGGGTGTTATGCAGGTGGAGTGCGGAGGCCGGCTCCTCCTGGGCGCCGGCTTCAAGAAGATTTTATCGTCCCCCTACCGAAGGGCTGTAGAGACGGCCGAGATCCTGGCCAGAACGCTGAAACTGAGCTATGCTATAGCCGATTGGCTAGCCCCCGACTCTGGTGTTGGGCTAGAAGATCTTGAGAAGTTCGGTGTCGATGACGGTGTCATACTTGTCGGGCACAACCCCTGGATGGAGGAAACCATAATTGAGCTTGTTGGCGGGGCTCTCGAGCTAAAGGCTGGGGGCTTCGCCGTAGTTAGCGTTATAGCCTTCAGGCCCGGCGGAGGTAACCTGCTCTCACTCGTGAACCCCGGAGTAGTGAATGTTTGCAAGGGGGGAGGAAGAGCTTGACCCGTAGGAGGCTGCCGGGCCTGGGAATAGTGCTGCTGGGCTTCTCCCTGGGTGCTGTAGCATTCCTAGCTGGTGTCTGGGTAGGCTATGTGAAACCCGACTATACCCTCCTGGATCCGCTATCAGAAAAGGCTGGATTGATCCTTAAGCTACCTCCTGCGCTTCGGCCCCTCGGGATATTTATAAACAACCTCCTGGCAGCCACCCTCACATACGTGTTAACAATACTACTTATACTACCTGGTCTATCGGTGGTCGGCCTCAACGGCTACATTGTGGGGACCGCTCTCAAATACGCGGTGGACGTGAAGGATTTGAACTTAACTGTGGCTCTC comes from the Aeropyrum camini SY1 = JCM 12091 genome and includes:
- a CDS encoding zinc finger domain-containing protein; the encoded protein is MAVQPRKIDVYDSVHPPRCTSCGRIVEPGSTATRFPCPNCGEVEIWRCSRCRKQGATYTCPNCGFTGP
- a CDS encoding DUF1464 family protein; its protein translation is MARVVGIDPGTGSMDVLGFDDESGRVFLEESIPRDEVTRDPSLPLRIVEEASRRIGGLDAVVAPSGYGMPLKRAAEATAWDICEATFIHSSDEVLGLRIVGLRRLMALFSASSLPAWFTPGVIHLPTVPSWRKVGRIDMGTADKLYTVAAALKTEVESHGVAPKAARFIAVEAGMAYTAAIAVVDGKVVDGVGGTSGFHGFMGGGAMDGEVAYALAAVAPRFSKAMLFKGGAGWLAGVSSPAELEEKAHGAAAPSAEAALEMLGEGVVKSVAALLPSLRPEGGVVRVYVSGRLFSHGRLGRELEGRLEDFISSLGLTPRILRVERLGSKTKEGATGAALIASGLAGGRYKWIVDQLELARSSGSIFDHLPVDDDLRKAIRLEFRSCAPLGEA
- a CDS encoding SixA phosphatase family protein gives rise to the protein MALIVFYRHGKAEPRREGVSDRERRLTREGVMQVECGGRLLLGAGFKKILSSPYRRAVETAEILARTLKLSYAIADWLAPDSGVGLEDLEKFGVDDGVILVGHNPWMEETIIELVGGALELKAGGFAVVSVIAFRPGGGNLLSLVNPGVVNVCKGGGRA
- a CDS encoding stage II sporulation protein M — translated: MTRRRLPGLGIVLLGFSLGAVAFLAGVWVGYVKPDYTLLDPLSEKAGLILKLPPALRPLGIFINNLLAATLTYVLTILLILPGLSVVGLNGYIVGTALKYAVDVKDLNLTVALLLIIPHGVLEIPAFLASVGFGMRCLIYCRGLRQTVENTLAMYAVTVPMLLAAAVIEIFITPAIAGVGGLGG